In Leisingera methylohalidivorans DSM 14336, a single genomic region encodes these proteins:
- a CDS encoding CBS domain-containing protein has protein sequence MTIKKLLKDSNVSLRTIAQTAQIAQAITLLAADDTSTLLVTNDNQTINGILSSSDIVKYLDDNKKVPDGLLVLDVMTKDVITCEVTDTVQRLELLMTQNNVRHIPITDAGAPVALISVIDVTRYRLSLAEGEMSQMRDFVSGGG, from the coding sequence GTGACAATCAAAAAGCTCTTGAAGGACTCGAACGTCAGCCTGCGAACAATCGCGCAAACCGCACAGATCGCCCAGGCCATCACCTTGCTGGCCGCTGACGATACCTCGACCCTCCTGGTGACAAATGACAACCAGACAATCAACGGTATTTTGTCGAGCAGCGATATCGTCAAATATCTCGACGACAACAAGAAGGTGCCGGACGGCCTTCTTGTGCTGGACGTGATGACAAAAGACGTAATCACCTGCGAGGTAACAGACACTGTCCAGCGCCTTGAACTGCTGATGACCCAAAACAACGTGCGCCACATTCCGATCACGGATGCCGGGGCGCCCGTTGCCCTGATCAGCGTCATCGACGTGACGCGCTACCGGCTGTCTCTGGCCGAAGGCGAGATGTCACAGATGCGCGATTTTGTCAGCGGCGGCGGGTAA
- a CDS encoding co-chaperone GroES: protein MFKPLHDRVLLRRIEGDEKTKGDRISVDVKTGDRILFGKWSGSEIKIDGEDRMIMKESDILGIIA from the coding sequence ATGTTTAAGCCTCTACACGACCGCGTTCTGCTCCGCCGCATCGAAGGCGACGAAAAGACGAAGGGCGACCGGATCTCCGTGGACGTCAAAACCGGCGACAGGATCCTGTTCGGCAAATGGTCCGGCAGCGAAATCAAGATCGACGGCGAAGACCGGATGATCATGAAGGAGAGCGACATCTTAGGTATTATCGCCTGA
- the groL gene encoding chaperonin GroEL (60 kDa chaperone family; promotes refolding of misfolded polypeptides especially under stressful conditions; forms two stacked rings of heptamers to form a barrel-shaped 14mer; ends can be capped by GroES; misfolded proteins enter the barrel where they are refolded when GroES binds) — protein sequence MSAKDVKFGTDSRHRMLKGINTLANAVKVTLGPKGRNVVLEKSWGAPRITKDGVTVAKEITLSDPFENMGAQMVKDVASRTNEEAGDGTTTATVLAQAIIKEGMKSVAAGMNPMDLKRGIDKAVVAVVAEVKEMSRPVGDTDEIAKVGTISANGESAIGRQIADAMAKVGNEGVITVEENKGLETETEVVEGMQFDRGYLSPYFVTEAEKMRVSLEDCVILLHEKKLTSLAPMVPLLEAVIQADKQLLVVAEDIDGEALAMLVVNKLRGGLKVAGVKAPGFGDRRTAMLEDLAILTGGQVISEELGIKLENVTLDMLGAAKKITITKDATTVIDGAGVKAAIAARVTQIRTQIEDTTSDYDKEKLQERLAKLAGGVAVIKVGGATEIEVKERKDRVDDALNATRAAVQEGVVPGGGVALVHAGKVLTGLTGDNADQTAGIAIIRKALQAPLRQIAENAGVDGSVVAGKIVENTSKTFGYDAQADTYGDMLKAGVIDPTKVVRIALQYAASVAGLLVTTEAMVADRPARSGTNDMADMDSLM from the coding sequence ATGTCTGCAAAAGACGTCAAGTTTGGCACAGACTCCCGTCACCGCATGCTCAAGGGTATCAACACCCTCGCCAACGCCGTCAAGGTTACACTGGGTCCCAAGGGCCGCAACGTCGTCCTGGAAAAATCCTGGGGCGCACCGCGCATCACCAAGGACGGTGTCACCGTCGCCAAGGAGATCACCCTGTCCGACCCGTTTGAGAACATGGGCGCACAGATGGTCAAGGATGTCGCGTCGCGCACCAATGAAGAAGCTGGCGACGGCACGACCACCGCAACGGTTTTGGCACAGGCCATAATCAAGGAAGGTATGAAATCTGTCGCTGCGGGCATGAACCCAATGGATCTCAAGCGTGGCATCGACAAAGCAGTGGTCGCCGTAGTGGCCGAGGTCAAAGAGATGTCGCGCCCGGTCGGCGACACCGATGAAATTGCCAAGGTCGGTACGATTTCGGCCAATGGCGAATCCGCGATTGGCCGACAGATCGCCGACGCGATGGCAAAGGTTGGCAACGAAGGCGTCATCACCGTCGAAGAAAACAAGGGCCTGGAAACTGAAACGGAAGTCGTTGAAGGTATGCAATTCGACCGCGGGTATCTTAGCCCCTACTTCGTCACAGAAGCCGAGAAAATGAGGGTGAGCCTGGAAGACTGCGTCATCCTGCTGCACGAGAAAAAGCTGACCTCTCTGGCCCCGATGGTGCCCCTGCTCGAAGCGGTTATTCAAGCGGACAAGCAGCTCTTGGTTGTCGCTGAGGATATCGACGGCGAAGCGCTCGCAATGCTCGTTGTGAACAAGCTCCGTGGCGGTTTGAAGGTTGCGGGCGTCAAGGCACCCGGCTTCGGGGATCGTCGCACGGCGATGCTGGAAGACCTCGCTATTCTTACAGGCGGCCAGGTCATTTCCGAAGAACTCGGCATTAAGCTCGAGAATGTCACACTGGACATGCTGGGCGCCGCCAAGAAGATCACTATCACCAAAGACGCAACAACCGTGATTGACGGGGCGGGCGTCAAGGCCGCCATTGCCGCACGCGTGACGCAAATCCGCACGCAGATCGAAGACACCACGTCAGATTACGACAAAGAAAAGCTGCAGGAACGTCTCGCGAAACTCGCAGGCGGGGTCGCCGTTATCAAGGTGGGTGGTGCGACAGAAATTGAAGTCAAGGAGCGTAAGGACCGCGTCGATGACGCCCTGAACGCAACGCGCGCGGCCGTCCAGGAAGGCGTTGTTCCCGGCGGCGGTGTTGCTTTGGTCCATGCCGGGAAAGTGCTGACCGGTCTTACGGGTGACAATGCGGACCAGACGGCTGGGATTGCCATCATCCGCAAGGCGCTCCAGGCTCCGCTTCGGCAGATCGCTGAGAATGCAGGCGTTGACGGATCGGTCGTTGCCGGAAAGATCGTCGAGAATACCAGCAAAACGTTCGGCTACGATGCGCAGGCAGACACATACGGAGACATGCTGAAGGCGGGTGTCATCGACCCCACGAAGGTTGTTCGAATTGCGCTTCAGTACGCGGCCTCTGTCGCAGGCCTGCTCGTGACAACCGAAGCGATGGTTGCCGACCGACCGGCGAGATCCGGCACAAACGACATGGCTGACATGGATAGCCTGATGTAG
- a CDS encoding tyrosine-type recombinase/integrase, with the protein MTEERVTRLRQRMIEDMNIRGLAEKTQKAHIRNVKHFAAFLGRSPDTAAPEELRSYQLKMTEDGVSASTFNVRIISLRFFFGVTCGREEMKRFMQFHRKPRKLPVVLSVEEVADLLAAVPGPGLKYRAALGISYGAGLRASEVCNLKVTDIDSDRMLIHVDDGKGGRDRKAMLSPNLLAFLRDYWRVSRPEGWLFPGKPKTNPLSPRQLNRAFTSAKHMAGIKKAATLHTLRHSFATHLLEANTDVRVIQVLLGHARLSTTARYTQVATKTIRSTVSPYEQIKLLQDETLRRGMNSAWGR; encoded by the coding sequence ATGACAGAGGAGAGGGTGACCCGGCTGCGCCAGCGGATGATCGAAGACATGAACATCCGGGGTCTGGCGGAGAAGACCCAAAAGGCCCATATCCGTAACGTGAAGCACTTCGCGGCCTTTCTTGGCCGATCACCCGATACGGCGGCCCCCGAGGAGCTGCGGTCGTATCAGTTGAAGATGACTGAAGACGGGGTATCAGCCAGCACCTTCAATGTTCGGATCATTTCCTTGCGGTTCTTCTTCGGTGTGACCTGCGGGCGCGAAGAGATGAAGCGCTTCATGCAGTTCCACCGCAAGCCCCGCAAACTGCCCGTGGTGCTCAGCGTCGAGGAGGTGGCCGACCTGTTGGCCGCGGTTCCCGGCCCCGGGCTCAAGTATCGTGCCGCCCTTGGCATCAGCTACGGAGCCGGTCTGCGCGCCTCCGAGGTATGCAACCTCAAGGTCACGGACATCGACAGCGACCGTATGCTGATCCATGTCGATGATGGAAAGGGCGGGCGGGATCGTAAGGCGATGCTGTCGCCCAACCTGCTTGCGTTTCTGCGCGACTACTGGCGCGTGTCCCGTCCGGAGGGATGGCTCTTCCCGGGAAAGCCGAAGACCAATCCACTGTCACCACGACAGTTGAACCGGGCGTTCACCTCGGCCAAGCACATGGCGGGCATCAAGAAGGCGGCAACGCTGCACACGCTCCGCCACAGCTTTGCGACGCATCTGCTGGAGGCCAACACCGATGTCCGGGTCATCCAGGTGTTGCTCGGCCATGCCAGGCTGAGCACCACGGCACGCTACACGCAGGTAGCCACAAAGACGATCCGCAGCACGGTCAGCCCCTATGAACAGATCAAGCTGCTGCAAGACGAGACCTTGCGACGGGGAATGAATAGCGCCTGGGGCCGGTGA
- the istB gene encoding IS21-like element helper ATPase IstB → MTEAPQILLNHQLKKLKLPTILREYDKQARLCAAEARDHVQFLARLIELELIDRERRMIERRIKAAKFPATKSLDSFGFTAIPSLNNMQVLELARCEWVDRCENVIALGPSGTGKTHVALGLGLAACQKGMAVRFTTAAAIVHELMEARGERQLLRLQKQLVKQKLLIIGELGFVPLSKTGAELLFELISQRYERGSILITSNLPFEEWTETFGSERLTGALLDRLTHHVSILEMNGDSYRLAQSKARQNS, encoded by the coding sequence ATGACGGAAGCCCCGCAGATCCTGCTGAACCACCAACTCAAGAAGCTGAAGCTGCCGACCATCCTGCGGGAATACGACAAGCAAGCCCGGCTCTGTGCTGCCGAGGCTCGTGACCATGTCCAGTTTCTGGCCCGCCTGATCGAATTGGAACTTATCGATCGGGAACGGCGTATGATCGAACGGCGGATCAAGGCCGCAAAATTCCCGGCGACCAAGAGCCTGGACAGCTTCGGCTTCACCGCAATCCCCAGCCTCAACAATATGCAGGTCTTGGAACTGGCGCGCTGTGAATGGGTCGACCGCTGCGAAAACGTCATCGCTCTCGGCCCCAGCGGCACCGGCAAGACCCATGTGGCGCTCGGCCTCGGCCTGGCCGCTTGCCAGAAAGGGATGGCGGTCCGCTTCACCACCGCCGCCGCCATCGTCCACGAGTTAATGGAGGCCCGCGGCGAGCGCCAACTCCTGCGGCTTCAGAAGCAACTGGTGAAGCAGAAGCTTCTCATCATCGGCGAACTGGGCTTCGTGCCTCTCAGCAAGACCGGCGCCGAACTGCTGTTCGAACTGATCTCCCAGAGATACGAGCGCGGTTCCATCCTGATCACCTCGAACCTGCCGTTCGAAGAATGGACAGAAACTTTCGGATCAGAGCGCCTGACAGGTGCCTTGCTCGACCGCTTGACCCACCATGTCAGTATCTTGGAGATGAACGGCGACAGCTATCGGCTGGCACAGAGCAAGGCTCGCCAAAACTCCTGA